DNA sequence from the Streptomyces sp. NBC_01497 genome:
AGCACGATGAGCGTGCACATCGCGATGGACGGGCCCGAGAGCCAGTCCCACCACGACAGTCCGAGGAAACCGTGGGTGGCGAGCGCGGGCACCGGCTTGTCGGGGTCGACGACGCCGAGGAGGCCCAGCACACTCCACACCAGCCCGTGGGCGTCCGTGAACCACTTGGGTCCCGTGATGCCGACCCATTTCAGCAGCGCGTTGACGGCGCCGCTGCCCTGGAACAGGAAGAGGAACACGGTCGAGATGGCGATGGAGCTGGTGACCGAGGGGAAGTAGAAGACGGTTCTGAAGAAACCTTTTCCCTTCACCCGGCGGTGGTGGACGGCCAGGGCCAGGCCCAGCGAGAGCACCGTCTGCAGCGGCACCACCAGGATCACGTAGTACAGGTTGTTGCGGATCGACGTCATGAACAACTGCCGGTCCTGCCCTGGCCCCGTCAGCAGATCGGCGTAGTTGCGCACGCCGACGAAGTCCGCCGCCCCGCTGAACGGGTTGGACTGGCCGTCCCACTTCAGCAGGCTCACCCACGCGGCCATCCCGATCGGCAGCAGCAGGAACAGCCCGAGGACGACCACCATCGGCGTGGTGAACAGCCACCCCCACCGGCCCTGGTGGTCCCTGACGGCCGTTCCCCGGCGCCCCGGGCCCCCGCGGCCCCGGCGGCTGCCGGGGCCCTCGCCCGCGCCGGGGCCCGGCGCGGCGGTGGTGCCACCCCGCGCGGGGACCGCGGCCGGGAACGCGACGGCGCCGTCGCCGCTGCCGTACCGAGTCATCTCTCGCCTCCCTGTGCTCTCGCTCGCTCCGCCCCCGTCAGCCGCCGTTCTTGAGTACCTGGTCACCATTGGTCTGCAGGTCGGAGAGGATCTTCTTCGGGTCGGACGAGGAGAGTTGCGACAGGTCCGAGTCGAACTGCGCGAGCACCTTGGTGAACCCGGGGACCGTCACGGGCCCCTGCGCGTACGCGGTGCCGTCCGCGAACGCGGCGCTGCCCGGGTGCTGCTTGCGGAACGCGGCGACCGCGCTGTCCCGCGAGGGCAGCACACCGATGGAGTTCGAGAAGGACAGCTGCTGGTCCACCGTGGTCAGCGACTTGACCAGGGAGACGGCCGCCGCGTGGTGCGCGCTCTTGTTGGCTATGCCCCAGCAGGTGCTGAAGGACAGCGTGCCCTTGCCCGCGGGCCCCTGCGGCAGCGGCACGACCTGGTAGCCGACATGCGGGTAGTCCGAGCTCATCGCACCGGTCAGC
Encoded proteins:
- a CDS encoding carbohydrate ABC transporter permease, which codes for MTRYGSGDGAVAFPAAVPARGGTTAAPGPGAGEGPGSRRGRGGPGRRGTAVRDHQGRWGWLFTTPMVVVLGLFLLLPIGMAAWVSLLKWDGQSNPFSGAADFVGVRNYADLLTGPGQDRQLFMTSIRNNLYYVILVVPLQTVLSLGLALAVHHRRVKGKGFFRTVFYFPSVTSSIAISTVFLFLFQGSGAVNALLKWVGITGPKWFTDAHGLVWSVLGLLGVVDPDKPVPALATHGFLGLSWWDWLSGPSIAMCTLIVLAVWTTSGTYMLMFLAALQDVPVELEEAALLDGANRWQSFRNVTLPAIRPVVFLVTTLGLIGTWQVFDAVYVMSQGAPANTTLTPAYLSYTAGFQDADYGRAAAIAFILLAIILVMTLIQRLLLRERYRDGGSTARRPRARGLFPRRRSS